The region CTGCGGGCACGAAAAAACCCCGAACCGTCGCGGTTCGGGGTTCTCGATCGGCGCGGTGCCGACCGGGTGGAGCGAGGTGGAGCGGAGCGGTCAGGAGGCTGGTGACCGGCCGTGGAGGACGGTGGAGCGTACCGACGGACCGAGCGGTCGCGGGGCTGAGGGGGTCAGCGCCCGTTCTCGCGGCGGCGGTCCCAGCGCTCGTCCAGGCGGGTCATGAAGGACGAGCGCGAGGCGGCGGTCGTCGGACGCGGTGCGGGCGCCGCACCGCCACCCTGCTCCTGCGTCGAACGACCGCGCGACATCGCCACGAGGACGCCGCCGAACATGGCCAGGAAGCCGAGCACGCCGAGCCAGGTCATCTGCTGCGAGACGCCGCCGACCAGGAGACCGAGGCCGGCCACGACGACGAGGGCGCCGAGGACCACACGGGAGGTACGGCGCTTCCCCCCGAGAACGACTGGGCCAGCTTGGGGTCGTCAGAGCTCAGCTGACGTTCCATCTGCGCGAGCACACGCTGCTCGTACTCCGACAGTGGCATGTCGACCTCCTCGGCTGGCCGTGTACCCCTAGCGTAAGCGCCTGCGGGCGCTGGTGGTAGTCGCGGGAGTGTCGGGCGTCGCCGTCGACGGCGAGCCTGCCTCCGCGGCGCCGCCGGGCGCAGGGCCCGGGGCGCCGACCGTGCCACCCGACCTGCCGCCCGACCTGCCGCCCGACCCTCCGCCCAGCAGCGACGCCGCCACGGTGGCGGCGCCCGGGAACCGCCGCCCGACGTCGTCGAGGACGTTCTCGAGCGCGCGCTGCGCACTGTCGTCCTCGCCCAGGTGGCCCTGCAGCGCGGTCCCCGCCGCGGGCACCAGGTCGTCCGCGCGCACCCCCACGAGCCGGACGCCGCCCGCCGGAATCGCCACCCCCGACAGCAGCGCCACGGCGGCGCGGTACACCTCCCGCGCGAGGTCGCTCGGGGCGTCCAGCCGGCGCGAGCGCGTCAGCGTCGTGAAGTCGGACATGCGGACCTTGATCGAGACGCCCCGCGCCAGCAGCCCGGCCTCCCGCAGCCGCCGCGCGCACGTGTGGGCCTGGCCGAGCATCACGCGGGTGAGCTCGGCGGCGTCGGCGGTGTCGCGGGCGAACGTGTGCTCCGACGAGATCGAGCGCTCGGTCCTGGTGGGCGTCACCCGGCGCGGGTCGCGACCCCACGAGAGGTCGTGCAGCCGCGCGGCGGCCGCCACGCCGAGACGCGCGCGCAGGCTCGCGACCGGGGTGTGGGCCAGCTCCGCCACCGTGCGGATGCCGACCTCCGCCAGCCTGCCCCGCGTGCTCTCCCCCACGCCCCACAGGGCCGAGACGTCGAGCCCGTGCAGGAAGTCGACGGCGTGGTCCGCGGGCACGACCAGCATCCCGTCCGGCTTGGCCCGGGTCGAGGCGATCTTGGCGACGAACATCGTCGGCGCG is a window of Litorihabitans aurantiacus DNA encoding:
- the dinB gene encoding DNA polymerase IV; protein product: METGPVARDGRADQDDSASPILHVDMDAFFASVELADHPGLRGRPMIVGGQERGVVLAATYEARAFGVTSGMPMALARVRCPAAVVLPPRQDVYRRVSRRVMAILADVTPVMQQISVDEAFLDVSGARRRLGPPREIGAAVRARIRDELGLAASVGVAPTMFVAKIASTRAKPDGMLVVPADHAVDFLHGLDVSALWGVGESTRGRLAEVGIRTVAELAHTPVASLRARLGVAAAARLHDLSWGRDPRRVTPTRTERSISSEHTFARDTADAAELTRVMLGQAHTCARRLREAGLLARGVSIKVRMSDFTTLTRSRRLDAPSDLAREVYRAAVALLSGVAIPAGGVRLVGVRADDLVPAAGTALQGHLGEDDSAQRALENVLDDVGRRFPGAATVAASLLGGGSGGRSGGRSGGTVGAPGPAPGGAAEAGSPSTATPDTPATTTSARRRLR